Genomic segment of Candidatus Krumholzibacteriia bacterium:
CGCCGAGGCCGATCTCTGCTCGATCTGCACCGACGAACGCCGCGAGTCCCGACTCCTGTGCGTGGTGGCCCAGGCCACCGACGTGTTCACCATGGAGCGGGCGTCGATCTTCCGCGGCCGCTACCACGTGCTCGGCGGCCTGCTCTCGCCGCTCGACGGCATCCGCCCCGCCGACCTGCGCCTGGAAGATCTTTCCCGCCGGGTGGAGGACGAGTCCGTCGAGGAGGTCGTCCTGGCCCTGTCGGCCAGCGTGGAGGGCGAGGCGACCGCACTGTACATCGGCCAGCAGCTCGAGGCGTCTGCGTGCCGTCTGACCCGCCTGGCCACCGGAATCCCCGTCGGAGGGCATCTGGAGTTCGTCGACGACGTCACGCTCGGCCGCGCCTTCTCGGCCCGCCTACCCCTGGGCTGATCTGCGCGGCGGCGCCGCGTGCACGCTTCTTGCGAGCCTCGCCCCGGGAATCCGCCCGGGACCTCTCCCGGACCCGACGCACCCCGTCGCGGAAGCACGCGGGGTGCGCGGTAACGATGCTCCTTGCACGGTCGGGTCGGTTGCACATGGTCAAAGCCGATTGGTCGATCTACGAAGAAGACTACTGGGCGATGAACAGTGTCATGAGCGACCTGCTCAAGAGCTCGAACTCGCGCAGCAGCCTGTTGATCGACCGCACCGGACAGCTGATCACCAACGTGGGCACGCCGCCCGACTTCGACGTGCAGGCCTTCGCGAGCCTGTGCGCCGCCGACTTCGAGGCCAACAACCAGTTGGCCCAGTTGATCGGCGAGAAGGACTTCTCGACGCTCTACCACCAGGGAGTGGAGGACAGCATGTACCTGGCCCGGATCGCGCGCGACGTGATCCTGGTGGTGCTGTTCGACAAGAGCACCA
This window contains:
- the recR gene encoding recombination mediator RecR; this translates as MNTNAFGSPRLERLVKRLGRLPGIGSKSAARLALYLLHAEPEEARELMQAIEDMKTHVRPCQRCGAIAEADLCSICTDERRESRLLCVVAQATDVFTMERASIFRGRYHVLGGLLSPLDGIRPADLRLEDLSRRVEDESVEEVVLALSASVEGEATALYIGQQLEASACRLTRLATGIPVGGHLEFVDDVTLGRAFSARLPLG
- a CDS encoding roadblock/LC7 domain-containing protein, which codes for MVKADWSIYEEDYWAMNSVMSDLLKSSNSRSSLLIDRTGQLITNVGTPPDFDVQAFASLCAADFEANNQLAQLIGEKDFSTLYHQGVEDSMYLARIARDVILVVLFDKSTTLGLVRLRVKRAVDELSAIVERLFEKLEYRNEEYDENGGMDAELAEGIESEIDKLFAD